A portion of the Gemmatimonadaceae bacterium genome contains these proteins:
- a CDS encoding amidohydrolase: protein MTNLFRALICALVAAAPAPAIAQASATSNAVRPSGSADLILVNGRVYTVDERRPMVSAFAVKGGRILFAGSEREVRSLAGPRTRVIDAGGGAVIPGMVDAHAHLLGLGTSLRNVQLAGSKSYDEVIAGVVARAKQMKPGEWIEGRGWDQNLWPDKQFPTHEALSLAVPQNPVVLVRIDGHAILANAMAMRAANVTAATPDPSGGRIIRMPDKSPSGVFVDNAEGLVGRAVPRATRAQTTQAILEAIAEANKWGLVGIHDAGASRSTIDIYESLARAGRFNLRNYVLISDDSAAIMHYMSRGPQSALYDGRVWIRSIKLYADGALGSRGAALLTPYADDAGNTGLLVSATAHIQRVATLALRKGFQVGVHAIGDRGNRVVLDAFDAALKAVPVADHRFRVEHAQVISLEDIPRFATLGVIASMQASHQTSDMRWAEVRVGPDRIKGAYAWRSLLNTGVIIPNGSDFPVEEVNPLISFHAAVSRQDASNWPPGGWYPDQIMTRSEALESMTIWPAYAAFQENVMGSITPGKYADFVVLDRDIMTVPASEILQTRVMSTWLGGRSVYEKR from the coding sequence ATGACAAATCTTTTTCGTGCTCTGATCTGCGCGCTGGTCGCCGCGGCGCCCGCTCCGGCAATCGCGCAGGCTTCCGCCACGTCCAATGCGGTGCGTCCCTCCGGCTCCGCCGACCTCATACTCGTCAACGGACGCGTTTATACGGTGGACGAGAGGCGCCCAATGGTTTCCGCGTTCGCCGTGAAGGGTGGACGGATTCTCTTCGCCGGCTCCGAGCGCGAAGTGCGTTCACTCGCGGGACCGCGGACACGTGTGATAGATGCCGGAGGCGGCGCAGTCATTCCCGGGATGGTAGACGCGCACGCGCACCTCCTCGGCCTCGGAACGTCGCTTCGAAACGTGCAGCTCGCAGGATCGAAATCCTACGACGAGGTCATCGCCGGCGTCGTCGCGCGCGCGAAGCAGATGAAGCCGGGCGAATGGATCGAGGGGCGCGGCTGGGATCAGAACCTGTGGCCCGACAAGCAGTTCCCGACGCACGAAGCTCTCTCTCTCGCGGTGCCGCAGAATCCTGTGGTCCTCGTTCGCATAGACGGCCACGCGATTCTCGCAAACGCGATGGCGATGCGCGCCGCCAACGTGACGGCCGCGACTCCTGATCCCTCCGGTGGGCGCATCATCAGGATGCCGGACAAGTCCCCGAGCGGCGTGTTCGTGGACAACGCCGAAGGTCTCGTGGGACGCGCGGTGCCTCGAGCGACGCGCGCGCAGACGACGCAGGCGATTCTCGAGGCGATCGCCGAAGCGAACAAGTGGGGCCTCGTCGGAATTCACGATGCCGGCGCGAGCAGAAGCACGATAGACATCTACGAGTCGCTTGCGCGGGCGGGACGTTTCAACCTGCGCAACTACGTCCTGATATCCGACGACAGCGCCGCCATCATGCACTACATGTCGCGCGGACCGCAAAGCGCTCTCTACGATGGGCGCGTCTGGATTCGCAGCATCAAGCTCTACGCCGACGGCGCGCTCGGCTCCCGCGGCGCGGCGCTGCTCACTCCGTATGCTGACGACGCTGGCAACACCGGCCTGCTCGTCTCCGCGACGGCTCACATCCAGCGCGTGGCGACTCTGGCGCTGCGCAAGGGATTCCAGGTGGGAGTGCACGCCATCGGCGATCGCGGCAATCGCGTCGTACTGGACGCCTTCGATGCCGCGCTGAAAGCGGTGCCCGTTGCCGACCACCGCTTCCGCGTCGAGCACGCCCAGGTCATCTCTCTCGAAGACATCCCGCGGTTCGCGACCCTCGGTGTGATCGCGTCAATGCAGGCGAGTCACCAGACCAGCGACATGCGTTGGGCCGAAGTACGTGTCGGGCCCGACCGGATCAAGGGAGCGTACGCGTGGCGATCGCTCCTCAATACCGGCGTGATAATTCCGAACGGGAGCGATTTCCCCGTCGAAGAGGTCAACCCGCTCATCTCGTTTCACGCCGCCGTCTCGCGGCAGGATGCGTCGAACTGGCCCCCCGGCGGATGGTATCCCGATCAGATCATGACGCGCTCGGAGGCGCTCGAGTCCATGACGATCTGGCCGGCCTACGCCGCGTTCCAGGAGAACGTGATGGGCTCCATCACTCCCGGGAAATACGCGGACTTCGTGGTACTCGATCGCGACATCATGACCGTTCCCGCGAGCGAAATCCTTCAGACCCGCGTCATGTCCACATGGCTCGGCGGGCGAAGCGTGTACGAGAAGAGATAA